A window from Bufo bufo chromosome 1, aBufBuf1.1, whole genome shotgun sequence encodes these proteins:
- the LOC120987045 gene encoding LOW QUALITY PROTEIN: homeobox protein Nkx-2.5-like (The sequence of the model RefSeq protein was modified relative to this genomic sequence to represent the inferred CDS: inserted 1 base in 1 codon) — translation MMFASPMTSTPFSVKDILNLEQHQSGLSTMDISPRLDTSSCMLSSFKQESYPGTPCLSELTEDMSQRDNNKGSSPFPGSFFVKNYMEMDSSKEHKEDKKDLCSLQKNLETDKRDLEDPDRPRQRKRRKPRVLFSQAQVYELERRFKQQKYLSXPERDHLANVLKLTSTQVKIWFQNRRYKCKRQRQDQTLEMVGLPPPRRIAVPVLVRDGKPCLGESSPYNSPYNVSINPYSYNTYPPYSNYSNPACSGSYNCSYSSMPSMQPTSASNNFMNFSVGDLNTVQTPIQQASSVSALHGIRAW, via the exons ATGATGTTTGCCAGCCCTATGACTTCCACTCCATTTTCTGTCAAAGACATTCTGAACTTAGAGCAACATCAGAGTGGCCTCTCTACCATGGACATCTCCCCCAGACTGGACACCTCTTCATGTATGCTCTCCAGCTTCAAACAAGAGTCTTATCCGGGGACCCCCTGCCTTTCTGAGCTCACAGAGGATATGTCTCAGAGGGACAACAACAAGGGGTCTTCTCCATTCCCTGGATCCTTCTTTGTCAAAAACTACATGGAAATGGACTCCTCTAAAGAGCACAAAGAAGACAAGAAAG ATCTCTGCTCTTTGCAGAAAAATTTGGAAACTGATAAGCGAGACTTGGAAGACCCAGACAGGCCAAGGCAACGAAAAAGAAGAAAGCCCAGGGTGCTGTTCTCCCAAGCCCAGGTCTATGAACTGGAAAGGAGATTCAAACAGCAGAAATATCTGT GCCCAGAGAGAGACCATTTAGCCAATGTTTTGAAGCTCACCTCCACACAGGTGAAGATCTGGTTCCAGAATAGAAGGTACAAATGCAAAAGACAAAGACAAGATCAGACTTTGGAAATGGTGGGCCTTCCACCCCCAAGGAGGATAGCAGTACCTGTTCTGGTGAGAGATGGCAAACCTTGTTTGGGAGAGTCCTCTCCATACAATTCCCCATATAATGTCAGCATTAACCCTTACAGCTACAACACTTATCCTCCCTACTCCAACTACAGTAATCCAGCCTGCAGTGGCAGTTACAACTGCAGTTACTCATCCATGCCAAGCATGCAACCCACCTCAGCTAGTAATAATTTCATGAATTTTAGTGTGGGGGACTTAAACACAGTGCAGACACCCATTCAGCAAGCAAGCAGTGTATCTGCACTCCATGGCATCCGAGCATGGTAG